Proteins encoded together in one Chroogloeocystis siderophila 5.2 s.c.1 window:
- the glcD gene encoding glycolate oxidase subunit GlcD, whose amino-acid sequence MRLKNQQHSKWKPIIKQFEAVLGKNGVVQRKEELITYECDGLTSYRQRPAVVVLPRTTEQVAEVVKICDRNLIPFIARGSGTGLSGGALPIEDCVLIVTAMMRQILKIDLENQQVVVQPGVINNWVTQTVSGAGFYYAPDPSSQIICSIGGNVAENSGGVHCLKYGVTTNHVLGLKLVLPDGTVTEVGGQVPEMPGYDLTGVFVGSEGTLGIATEITLKILKTAESICVLLADFTSVEAAGAAVSDIISAGIIPAGMEMMDNLSINAVEDVVATGCYPRDAEAILLVEIDGLAVEVAANKQRIADICKQNGARSITTANDPETRLKLWKGRKAAFAAAGHLSPDYYVQDGVIPRTQLPFVLQEIENLSKQYGYRIANVFHAGDGNLHPLILYNNSIPGALEKVEELGGEILKLCVKVGGSISGEHGIGADKRCYMPDMFTETDLETMQYIRQAFNPQGLANPGKIFPTPRTCGEAARSEAAKKFESLERF is encoded by the coding sequence ATGCGTCTTAAAAATCAGCAGCACAGCAAATGGAAGCCAATTATCAAGCAATTTGAGGCTGTTCTTGGTAAAAATGGCGTAGTGCAGCGCAAGGAAGAATTAATTACCTATGAGTGTGATGGTTTAACTAGCTATCGTCAGCGTCCTGCGGTGGTTGTGTTACCGCGCACAACAGAACAAGTTGCAGAGGTAGTGAAAATCTGCGATCGCAACTTGATTCCCTTCATCGCACGCGGTTCTGGTACTGGCTTATCGGGTGGTGCGCTACCAATTGAAGATTGCGTGTTGATTGTCACCGCCATGATGCGGCAAATTCTCAAGATAGATTTAGAAAATCAGCAAGTTGTTGTCCAACCTGGAGTTATTAACAATTGGGTAACGCAAACTGTTAGCGGTGCTGGATTTTATTATGCTCCCGATCCTTCAAGTCAAATTATCTGCTCAATTGGTGGTAATGTTGCAGAAAATTCGGGTGGCGTCCACTGTCTCAAATATGGCGTCACCACAAACCACGTTCTCGGGTTGAAACTTGTACTTCCTGACGGCACAGTTACCGAAGTCGGTGGACAAGTTCCAGAAATGCCTGGATACGATCTTACAGGCGTTTTTGTCGGTTCAGAAGGTACGCTAGGAATCGCCACCGAAATCACTTTAAAGATCCTCAAAACTGCCGAATCAATCTGCGTTCTCTTAGCAGATTTTACCAGCGTCGAAGCCGCAGGAGCCGCCGTATCCGACATTATCAGCGCCGGAATTATTCCTGCTGGAATGGAAATGATGGATAACCTCAGTATTAATGCTGTTGAAGATGTCGTTGCAACAGGTTGTTATCCTAGAGATGCTGAAGCAATTTTGCTCGTTGAAATCGATGGATTAGCTGTAGAAGTTGCTGCCAATAAACAACGAATTGCTGATATCTGCAAACAAAATGGTGCGCGGAGTATTACGACAGCAAACGACCCAGAAACCCGCTTAAAATTATGGAAAGGTCGTAAAGCCGCTTTTGCTGCTGCGGGTCATCTTAGCCCAGATTATTATGTTCAAGATGGCGTGATTCCCCGTACGCAATTACCTTTTGTCTTACAAGAAATTGAAAACTTAAGTAAACAATACGGCTATCGCATTGCTAACGTATTTCATGCCGGTGATGGCAATCTTCATCCTTTAATTTTGTATAATAATTCCATTCCAGGTGCATTAGAAAAAGTTGAAGAATTAGGCGGAGAAATTCTTAAACTTTGCGTTAAAGTTGGTGGAAGCATTTCCGGCGAACACGGAATTGGTGCTGACAAACGCTGCTATATGCCTGATATGTTTACAGAAACCGATCTAGAAACAATGCAGTATATCCGTCAAGCATTTAATCCACAGGGACTAGCAAATCCTGGAAAAATATTTCCCACTCCTCGCACTTGCGGAGAAGCTGCAAGATCTGAAGCTGCAAAGAAGTTTGAATCACTGGAGCGATTTTAA
- a CDS encoding FAD-binding oxidoreductase, with product MNAIAQKLETIVGNSRILAWDAIETTRREQIQQAIATENYPCFVYPQTQAELAEVVAYAYQNQWKILPCGSTTKLNWGGLAQDVQIVISTERIHQLIEHAVGDLTVTAEAGIRFADLQTTLATAGQFLALDPTTPESATLGGIVATADTGSLRQRYGGVRDQLLGISFVRADGKIAKAGGRVVKNVAGYDLMKLFTGSYGTLGIITSVTFRVYPIPEASGTVVLTGNADQIAQAVTSLRASALTPVASDLLSQQLVINLDLGQGLGLVVRFQSLSASVKQQAASLLELGQQLNLQGAVYTDDEAELWQKLQQQMRSPTKPTEITCKIGVLPTNAVATLTQFDPHMGLIHTGSGLGLLRFDTDVNKQNILQMRDFCQSQGGFLSVLAAPPALKEKIDVWGYQGNALEMMQQIKHQFDPNNILIPSRFVRGI from the coding sequence ATGAATGCGATCGCCCAAAAATTAGAAACCATTGTTGGTAATTCTAGAATTCTAGCCTGGGACGCCATTGAAACTACGCGTCGCGAACAAATACAACAGGCGATCGCAACAGAAAATTATCCTTGTTTTGTCTATCCTCAAACGCAAGCAGAACTTGCAGAGGTTGTAGCCTACGCGTACCAAAATCAATGGAAAATTTTACCTTGTGGTAGCACAACTAAACTCAATTGGGGTGGTCTAGCACAAGACGTACAAATTGTCATCAGCACTGAACGCATTCACCAATTAATTGAACACGCTGTAGGAGATTTAACCGTAACAGCCGAAGCAGGAATTCGCTTTGCAGACTTACAAACAACTTTAGCAACTGCGGGGCAATTTCTTGCGCTCGATCCCACTACACCTGAATCTGCTACGTTAGGAGGAATCGTTGCCACTGCTGATACTGGTTCGTTACGTCAACGTTACGGAGGAGTACGCGATCAACTTCTAGGAATTAGTTTTGTACGTGCGGATGGCAAAATTGCTAAAGCTGGAGGAAGAGTTGTTAAAAATGTTGCTGGTTACGACTTAATGAAGTTGTTTACTGGTTCATACGGTACGTTAGGAATCATCACCTCGGTCACATTCCGCGTTTATCCCATTCCAGAAGCTTCTGGTACAGTCGTATTGACTGGAAATGCAGATCAAATCGCCCAAGCTGTCACAAGTTTACGCGCATCAGCTTTAACTCCAGTCGCATCAGATTTACTCTCACAACAATTAGTCATAAATTTAGATCTAGGTCAGGGCTTAGGCTTGGTTGTGCGGTTTCAAAGCCTCAGCGCCAGCGTTAAACAGCAAGCTGCATCACTTTTAGAATTAGGACAACAGCTGAATTTACAAGGCGCAGTTTATACAGATGATGAGGCTGAGTTATGGCAGAAATTGCAACAACAAATGCGATCACCTACCAAACCGACTGAAATTACCTGCAAAATAGGGGTATTACCAACAAACGCTGTCGCAACGCTTACGCAATTCGATCCGCACATGGGTTTAATTCACACAGGTAGTGGTTTAGGTTTATTGCGGTTTGATACTGATGTGAATAAGCAAAATATTTTGCAAATGCGAGATTTCTGTCAGTCGCAAGGAGGTTTTCTTTCAGTTTTAGCTGCCCCACCAGCACTAAAAGAAAAAATTGATGTTTGGGGATACCAGGGTAATGCTTTAGAAATGATGCAGCAGATTAAACACCAGTTCGATCCAAATAATATCTTAATTCCATCCCGTTTTGTTAGAGGAATTTGA
- a CDS encoding Uma2 family endonuclease has product MSSFILDLKPFLSLTDEQYYELCRKKPDLKLEINSSGQLIIMPPTGGEKGRKNADIISQLVVWNKKKLGVVINSSTEFKLPLESDRSPDAAWIKLERWRSLSDEAKKSFLPSAQILLSNGSMSPQSTAQTKP; this is encoded by the coding sequence ATGAGTAGCTTTATATTGGATCTAAAACCTTTTCTCTCTTTAACAGACGAACAATATTATGAATTATGCCGAAAAAAGCCTGATTTAAAATTAGAAATAAATTCATCAGGTCAACTGATTATTATGCCACCTACAGGAGGAGAGAAAGGAAGAAAAAATGCAGATATTATTAGTCAATTAGTTGTTTGGAATAAAAAGAAACTAGGAGTTGTCATTAATTCTTCAACCGAATTTAAGTTACCTTTAGAGAGCGATCGCTCTCCAGATGCTGCGTGGATAAAATTAGAACGCTGGCGATCGCTGAGTGATGAAGCTAAAAAAAGTTTCCTTCCCTCTGCCCAGATTTTATTATCGAACGGGAGCATGTCACCGCAATCTACTGCCCAGACAAAGCCATAA
- a CDS encoding lysylphosphatidylglycerol synthase domain-containing protein, with protein sequence MRFWVYLKPYSRWFIVGITLFFLLQALIRHWQEVTTIQINSRGWATLAGAWCVTFLAHIWSGWVWTWILGELNQQVNNYQFVRVYLKTNIAKYLPGNIWHYYGRITAAKDAGIATSIATLSVLLEPLLMAAAALIIVLLGIFFEVTNHRFLLILLSLLGLATILVGIHPWFLSRAIRLLGKLKLKKNSNQQIDSNSHIIIRYPLNPLLGEMGFVLLRGSGFLLTLLAFSSLELAQLPLLLGTFSLAWLLGLIIPGAPGGLGVFEATAIALLQHRLSPSIVIGAIAFYRLVSILAETAAAALAWLDERHLNFN encoded by the coding sequence ATGCGATTTTGGGTATACCTAAAACCATACAGTCGATGGTTCATTGTTGGGATAACGCTATTCTTTTTACTGCAAGCTTTAATCCGTCATTGGCAAGAAGTAACTACAATCCAAATTAATTCTAGAGGATGGGCAACTTTAGCAGGTGCTTGGTGCGTCACTTTTCTTGCACACATTTGGTCGGGGTGGGTCTGGACTTGGATTTTAGGAGAACTCAATCAACAAGTCAATAACTATCAATTTGTTCGGGTTTACTTAAAAACTAATATTGCCAAGTACTTGCCTGGTAATATTTGGCATTATTATGGTCGGATTACTGCTGCAAAAGATGCTGGTATTGCTACTAGTATAGCAACTTTAAGTGTATTACTAGAGCCGCTCCTCATGGCAGCAGCTGCTTTAATAATAGTTTTATTAGGTATTTTCTTTGAAGTAACAAATCACCGCTTTCTATTAATATTGTTATCATTGCTGGGTTTAGCTACTATTCTAGTCGGGATTCATCCCTGGTTCTTAAGTAGAGCAATTCGCTTGTTAGGAAAATTAAAGTTAAAGAAAAATTCCAACCAGCAAATAGATTCTAATAGCCATATAATAATACGCTATCCTCTAAATCCGCTACTAGGAGAAATGGGTTTTGTTTTGCTACGTGGTAGTGGGTTTTTGCTAACTTTACTAGCGTTTAGTTCGTTGGAGTTAGCACAATTACCTTTATTATTAGGGACTTTTAGTTTAGCATGGTTACTTGGTTTAATTATTCCAGGAGCGCCTGGAGGATTGGGAGTATTTGAAGCAACGGCGATCGCACTTTTGCAACACCGCTTGTCTCCTAGTATTGTCATCGGGGCGATCGCGTTTTATCGGTTAGTGAGTATTCTTGCTGAAACTGCTGCTGCTGCGCTTGCTTGGTTAGATGAACGTCACCTAAATTTTAATTAA
- a CDS encoding DUF6658 family protein, which yields MNKLVDTIKKLRLRQILTVFLAGILLIFSTACNPGDVRGANPDNPAVQAGGANNPYKGGGDAYTNYNMSADPKVNNTTAKTGRDQASLPSSQLIAANDSEILYPGAETPEGRMEKEAQLPIKTAEDFKQPTSGGLIQREADLGKRVEKRLEKVQEAFGEASEFVGEKADEASKRPEATSNPALRRK from the coding sequence GTGAATAAGTTAGTAGATACTATCAAAAAACTAAGACTACGCCAAATTCTTACAGTTTTTTTAGCTGGAATCTTGCTCATTTTTAGTACTGCGTGTAACCCTGGTGATGTCAGAGGTGCGAACCCCGACAACCCTGCGGTTCAAGCTGGCGGCGCTAATAATCCCTACAAAGGAGGTGGAGACGCCTACACTAACTATAATATGTCCGCAGATCCTAAAGTCAACAATACAACTGCTAAAACAGGGCGAGATCAAGCAAGCTTGCCTTCTTCGCAACTAATCGCGGCTAACGACTCCGAAATTCTTTATCCTGGTGCAGAAACACCAGAAGGTAGAATGGAAAAAGAGGCGCAACTTCCAATTAAAACGGCTGAAGACTTCAAGCAGCCAACTTCTGGTGGGTTAATTCAGCGTGAAGCCGACTTAGGAAAGCGAGTAGAGAAGCGGTTAGAGAAGGTACAAGAAGCGTTTGGTGAGGCGTCTGAGTTTGTTGGTGAGAAAGCAGACGAAGCAAGCAAAAGACCAGAAGCAACAAGCAACCCTGCACTCAGACGTAAGTAA
- the larC gene encoding nickel pincer cofactor biosynthesis protein LarC has protein sequence MTKLAYLECPTGIAGDMCLGALVDVGVPLEYLTEQLQNLGIAQEYELRAELVHRNGQLATKVHVDLLEEHHHDQHAHHHGRHLPEIEQLITQAQLPLRAHEWSLAVFRQLAVAEGAVHGIPPEKVHFHEVGAVDAIIDIVGTCLGLDWLEIDKLYCSALPTGGGTVKAAHGRLPVPVPAVLKLWQMRNCPVYSNGIERELVTPTGAAIATTLATDFGAAPTMTLQKIGLGAGSIDLPIPNILRLWLGEARGQRSEVNTSDTSSCTETIAVLETQIDDLNPQAIGYIFDALFAAGAVDVFTQPIGMKKSRPGILLSVICPRERVCHCETILFQETTTLGIRHSLQERTILPREIQQVATKYGSVRVKIARLGEKIVNVQPEYEDCAQLAKEHQIAWREIHRQALHSWYSNA, from the coding sequence ATGACAAAACTAGCGTATTTAGAGTGTCCTACGGGTATTGCAGGAGATATGTGTTTAGGAGCACTCGTTGATGTTGGTGTTCCCTTGGAGTATTTAACAGAACAACTCCAAAACTTAGGTATCGCCCAAGAGTATGAATTACGCGCTGAACTCGTCCACCGCAACGGGCAACTAGCAACCAAAGTTCATGTAGATTTGTTAGAGGAACATCACCACGATCAACACGCACACCATCATGGACGACATCTACCAGAGATTGAGCAGCTAATTACTCAAGCACAATTGCCATTACGGGCACATGAGTGGAGTTTAGCAGTATTTCGCCAACTTGCAGTTGCCGAAGGCGCAGTACACGGAATTCCACCAGAGAAAGTACACTTTCATGAAGTTGGTGCAGTTGATGCAATTATTGATATCGTCGGTACTTGCTTAGGGCTAGATTGGTTAGAAATTGACAAATTATATTGTTCAGCCCTGCCTACAGGAGGTGGTACAGTCAAAGCTGCACACGGACGATTACCAGTACCTGTACCAGCAGTATTAAAGTTATGGCAGATGCGCAATTGTCCAGTTTATAGTAATGGCATTGAACGCGAATTAGTTACGCCAACTGGGGCGGCGATCGCCACAACGCTGGCTACTGATTTTGGCGCAGCACCGACAATGACGCTACAAAAAATTGGTTTAGGTGCAGGGTCAATTGATCTACCGATTCCGAATATTTTAAGGCTGTGGTTGGGTGAGGCAAGAGGTCAGCGCTCAGAGGTTAACACTAGTGATACAAGTTCTTGTACAGAGACGATTGCGGTACTAGAAACACAAATTGATGACCTCAATCCACAGGCGATCGGGTATATTTTTGACGCTTTATTCGCCGCTGGTGCGGTAGATGTTTTCACACAGCCGATCGGAATGAAAAAATCGCGTCCTGGAATTCTGCTTAGTGTTATCTGCCCTCGCGAACGCGTGTGTCATTGCGAAACTATCTTATTTCAAGAGACAACAACTTTGGGAATTCGTCATTCGCTGCAAGAACGTACTATTCTGCCACGCGAAATTCAACAGGTAGCAACCAAATATGGCTCAGTGCGAGTTAAAATTGCCCGACTTGGCGAAAAGATTGTTAATGTTCAACCAGAATATGAAGACTGCGCGCAACTTGCCAAAGAGCATCAAATTGCCTGGCGCGAAATTCATCGTCAAGCACTACACAGTTGGTATTCAAATGCATAA
- a CDS encoding L-threonylcarbamoyladenylate synthase — MAKTYTIHPDTPQLRTVEQIISALRDGAVMLYPTDTVYAIGCDLNSKSAVQRVRQIKQLSNDKPLTFLCPSLSNVATYARVSDTAYRIMRHLIPGPYTFLLPATKLVPRLVQHPKRKTTGIRVPDHAVSQALLNALENPIISTSAHLPQDENGRSSSQSEANISKVELFDRLDKLVDVIVDDGSELGYQVSTILDFTENEPAIARKGLGWEEAVAWI; from the coding sequence ATGGCTAAAACTTATACAATTCATCCTGATACTCCGCAGCTGCGTACAGTCGAGCAGATTATTAGCGCGCTCCGTGATGGAGCCGTAATGCTCTACCCTACGGATACAGTTTATGCGATCGGCTGCGATTTGAATTCAAAGTCAGCAGTCCAACGCGTACGACAAATCAAGCAACTATCAAACGATAAGCCACTTACTTTTTTGTGTCCGTCGTTGTCTAACGTCGCAACGTATGCCAGAGTCAGCGACACCGCTTATCGTATCATGCGACACTTGATTCCTGGACCATATACTTTTCTGCTCCCAGCAACCAAATTAGTTCCACGGTTGGTACAGCATCCCAAGCGGAAAACAACCGGAATTCGCGTACCCGATCACGCCGTGTCGCAAGCGTTGTTGAATGCTTTAGAAAATCCGATTATTTCAACATCAGCGCACTTACCTCAAGATGAAAACGGGCGCTCATCCTCACAAAGCGAAGCCAACATTTCTAAAGTCGAGTTGTTTGACCGTTTAGACAAGTTAGTTGATGTCATTGTCGATGACGGTTCTGAACTTGGATACCAAGTGTCCACAATTTTAGATTTTACAGAAAATGAGCCAGCGATCGCCCGCAAAGGTTTAGGTTGGGAAGAAGCTGTCGCTTGGATTTAG
- a CDS encoding LCP family protein, which produces MVKGVETHIRQKNQPVAAQAKRQAIGAKQHLLLVLWGMRKRNPLLFWGGLVSMSMVFGASVALFTPIWPNSNTLQDQQFTGQGFIKRRSPVDFWADASQYQISRPVNILIMGIDPPINTGNNASGVFAGASDTMLLVRLDPTNQLMKVLFIPKDSQVVIPEIGLEKISLANVEGGPALAARVVSRTLNNVPIDRYVRITTNALQELIDSLGGVEVFVPQQMSYTDATQKLEINLAAGWQTLDGDQAQKFARFRDSNVGDLERLQRQQMLLKAIRDRLTSPTVLPILPQLARTIQSYVDTNLSLIETLAIVNFGITIEPQNFQMVLVPGNLSPLSLDPSSYWLDGVGINRVMSEYFDVQPLGGVQASRRRSLTSLKIAVQNASGDPKLSDRVTQYLRSRGFARVYTVSDWLDSQRQTEIIAQQGNLTAAGDLQQTLGLGVVEPTATGDLNSHLTIRIGQDWKQQSDEQKSFFSTGE; this is translated from the coding sequence GTGGTTAAGGGAGTAGAAACGCACATTAGGCAAAAAAATCAGCCTGTCGCAGCCCAAGCGAAAAGACAAGCCATCGGTGCTAAACAGCATCTTTTGCTTGTGTTGTGGGGGATGCGTAAACGAAACCCCTTATTGTTTTGGGGAGGTCTTGTTTCAATGTCTATGGTCTTCGGGGCGAGTGTGGCACTATTTACCCCAATATGGCCGAATAGCAATACGTTACAAGATCAACAATTTACTGGACAAGGTTTTATCAAAAGGCGATCGCCTGTAGATTTTTGGGCTGACGCCTCGCAATATCAGATTTCTCGTCCAGTCAATATCTTGATCATGGGGATTGATCCTCCCATAAATACGGGGAATAATGCATCGGGAGTTTTTGCAGGTGCGAGCGATACAATGCTGCTTGTGCGGTTAGACCCCACAAATCAATTGATGAAAGTTCTTTTTATCCCTAAAGATAGCCAAGTTGTTATTCCAGAAATTGGTTTGGAAAAAATATCGCTTGCTAATGTTGAGGGGGGACCAGCTTTAGCCGCAAGAGTCGTTAGCCGCACTTTGAATAATGTACCGATTGACCGCTACGTTCGGATTACGACAAATGCTTTACAAGAATTAATCGATTCTTTGGGCGGGGTCGAAGTTTTTGTTCCTCAACAAATGTCTTACACCGACGCAACGCAAAAACTAGAGATTAACTTAGCCGCAGGATGGCAAACGTTGGATGGCGATCAAGCACAAAAATTTGCTCGCTTTCGCGATTCAAACGTCGGTGATTTAGAACGATTGCAGCGACAGCAAATGTTACTCAAAGCAATTCGCGATCGCCTTACTAGCCCTACGGTTTTACCGATTTTGCCGCAACTCGCTCGTACAATACAAAGTTACGTAGATACTAACTTGAGCTTGATCGAAACCTTGGCGATCGTTAACTTCGGAATTACTATCGAACCGCAGAACTTTCAGATGGTGCTAGTTCCTGGTAATCTTAGCCCGCTGAGTTTAGATCCAAGTAGCTACTGGCTGGATGGCGTTGGCATTAACCGCGTGATGAGCGAGTATTTTGATGTCCAACCGTTGGGCGGAGTGCAAGCATCCCGCAGGCGATCACTGACTTCGCTCAAAATTGCGGTGCAAAATGCATCTGGCGATCCGAAGTTGAGCGATCGCGTCACGCAATATTTGCGATCGCGTGGTTTTGCAAGAGTCTATACTGTTTCTGATTGGCTCGACTCGCAGCGTCAAACCGAAATTATTGCGCAGCAAGGTAACTTAACCGCCGCAGGCGATCTTCAACAAACTTTAGGGTTAGGAGTTGTAGAACCAACGGCGACTGGCGATCTAAATTCGCACTTAACAATTCGTATCGGTCAAGACTGGAAGCAACAAAGTGATGAGCAGAAAAGCTTTTTCAGTACGGGAGAGTAG
- a CDS encoding tetratricopeptide repeat protein has product MPNRKFWIKFFVVCSLVGVAQPALGQALIPRAPQLNSAALEQQGLRLAQEAAQLAQFQQYEQALPRARLATQLAPRSYQSWFLLGGLYLQTNQYNEAIAALDQARKLDPKNASIMFALGSAHFQQGKYQAAVDTLQAGLKLKPNDPEGLFDLGNAYYKLRQFPQAIEQYNKATAADKKFWPAINNIGLIKYEQGDINSALKHWQAALNIDKQAAEPQLAMAVALYTRGDQQRAIAMGEAALRIDQRYGDVEFLREQLWGDRLIADTQKLLASPRIQAALQAPPSQPAQIQIVPQ; this is encoded by the coding sequence GTGCCGAATCGCAAGTTCTGGATAAAATTCTTCGTTGTTTGTAGTTTAGTGGGTGTTGCTCAACCTGCATTGGGACAGGCACTTATTCCCCGCGCACCCCAATTAAATTCAGCTGCTTTGGAGCAACAAGGATTAAGATTGGCACAAGAAGCAGCGCAACTCGCACAATTTCAACAATACGAACAAGCTTTGCCAAGAGCGCGATTAGCAACACAATTAGCGCCAAGAAGCTATCAATCGTGGTTTTTGCTAGGTGGTTTATATCTACAGACCAATCAATATAATGAAGCGATCGCCGCCTTAGACCAAGCGAGAAAACTCGATCCCAAGAATGCGTCAATTATGTTTGCGTTGGGGTCAGCGCATTTTCAGCAAGGAAAATACCAAGCTGCGGTCGATACTTTACAAGCTGGGTTGAAGTTAAAACCCAACGATCCAGAAGGATTATTTGACTTAGGTAATGCTTACTACAAGCTCAGACAATTTCCGCAAGCGATCGAGCAATATAATAAAGCAACCGCAGCTGATAAAAAATTCTGGCCTGCAATCAACAATATTGGTTTAATCAAATACGAGCAAGGCGATATTAACTCAGCGCTAAAGCATTGGCAAGCCGCACTAAATATTGACAAACAAGCAGCCGAACCACAACTAGCGATGGCAGTTGCACTTTATACTAGAGGCGATCAGCAACGCGCGATCGCCATGGGCGAAGCCGCATTACGCATTGACCAACGCTACGGTGATGTAGAATTTTTACGCGAGCAATTATGGGGCGATCGCTTAATTGCAGATACTCAAAAGTTACTAGCTTCACCTCGGATTCAAGCCGCTTTACAAGCACCACCCTCACAGCCAGCGCAGATTCAAATTGTTCCGCAGTAG
- a CDS encoding DUF924 family protein, translating into MSQVDEILAFWFGQPNTAEYGKQHAFWFTKSAEFDREVRERFLSDYEQAAAHQLDTWKEAPRSCLALILLLDQIPRNIFRGTPQAFATDAAALTAAQHAVAQGFDRELLNVQRWFIYLPFEHSENLEHQRQCVELFASLKDDPESASAIDYAQRHLAVIERFGRFPHRNKILNRESTPEELEFLQQPGSSF; encoded by the coding sequence ATGTCACAAGTAGACGAAATTCTCGCGTTTTGGTTTGGACAACCAAATACAGCAGAGTATGGTAAACAGCACGCGTTTTGGTTTACGAAAAGCGCTGAATTTGACCGCGAAGTGCGCGAACGGTTTTTGAGTGACTACGAACAAGCTGCGGCGCATCAATTAGACACTTGGAAAGAAGCGCCCCGCAGTTGCTTGGCATTAATTTTACTCTTGGATCAGATTCCGCGTAATATCTTTCGCGGAACTCCTCAAGCTTTTGCGACAGACGCCGCTGCACTCACTGCTGCACAGCACGCAGTTGCGCAAGGTTTTGACCGCGAACTTTTAAACGTACAGCGCTGGTTTATCTATTTACCGTTTGAACACAGCGAAAACCTTGAGCATCAACGCCAGTGTGTTGAGTTGTTCGCATCGTTAAAAGACGATCCTGAAAGTGCTTCCGCAATCGACTATGCTCAGCGTCATCTAGCAGTGATCGAACGCTTTGGGCGCTTTCCCCACCGCAACAAAATTCTCAATCGCGAATCCACACCAGAAGAGCTAGAATTTCTCCAACAACCAGGCTCATCGTTTTAA
- a CDS encoding TIGR02587 family membrane protein yields MNDQSQRTLVRSLQEYLRGIAGGLLFSLPLLYTMEVWWAGFIAHPLRLLIYVLATFSLLLGYNRYGGLRRSASPLEVAIDSVEEMGLGLIIAAIFLWLLGRITADMSPDEIAGQIIVEAMTVAIGVSVGTAQLGGGEGDQQTDSGMKSNSSSADPDPTPFLTENNGDFGGQLTIALCGAVLFAANVAPTEEITQIAVESNSWRLVGFALVSMILGAMILFYSNFTGTQRFSKKRGIVNVIYGTVVTYAIALVASAAILWFFGRFDGMSLITCLAQTVVSGLAATLGASAGRLLLQ; encoded by the coding sequence ATGAACGATCAAAGTCAAAGAACGCTTGTACGATCGCTTCAAGAATACTTGCGGGGAATTGCTGGAGGGCTTTTATTCAGCTTACCCTTGCTCTACACAATGGAAGTTTGGTGGGCTGGATTTATTGCGCATCCTCTACGCCTACTGATTTACGTCCTGGCTACGTTTAGTCTATTACTCGGATACAATCGCTACGGCGGTTTGCGGCGTTCAGCAAGTCCCCTAGAAGTCGCAATTGATTCGGTCGAAGAAATGGGACTAGGATTAATCATTGCCGCAATATTTCTCTGGCTATTAGGACGAATCACTGCGGATATGTCTCCTGATGAAATCGCTGGTCAAATTATTGTTGAAGCGATGACGGTTGCGATCGGTGTTTCTGTCGGTACAGCACAACTAGGCGGGGGTGAAGGCGATCAGCAAACTGATAGTGGCATGAAAAGTAACTCGTCGTCAGCCGATCCCGATCCCACACCGTTTCTGACAGAAAATAACGGTGATTTTGGAGGACAATTGACGATCGCGTTGTGTGGTGCTGTGTTATTTGCCGCGAATGTTGCTCCTACAGAAGAAATTACTCAAATCGCAGTTGAAAGTAATTCCTGGAGACTCGTAGGGTTTGCGCTTGTCTCAATGATTTTAGGGGCAATGATTTTGTTTTATAGTAACTTCACTGGTACCCAGCGATTCTCTAAAAAACGCGGCATTGTCAATGTTATTTATGGCACGGTTGTTACCTATGCGATCGCCTTAGTTGCCTCCGCTGCAATTTTGTGGTTTTTCGGGCGCTTTGATGGTATGTCACTGATTACGTGCTTAGCCCAAACCGTTGTTTCAGGGCTTGCTGCAACGCTGGGTGCTTCGGCAGGTAGACTGTTACTGCAATGA